Within Myxococcales bacterium, the genomic segment AGCCACACATCAGGATGCGCCCCGCACGATTTCTCTCAACGGTCAGACACTCAAATTGTCCGTGGGTACTACCAAAGACAGCCTGCAGGAAGTACTCGATCACTACGAGCGTCGGTGCAACCTTAAAGATGGAGGCCTCTCCAACGAGCTCGCCGAAGCGTACAAGCAAAATGGCCATCAGCTGAGCAAAGGTCAAAAGAAGCTACTCGGCACAATCGTACGTCAAGACGGGGGCGGCAAAGGATTTGTGGTCTGCTTGGACGCGGGGACCCAGAAACGTCATTGGAAGGATTGGATCGCTCATCTTTCGCGATTCGTACAGTCTGGGAACATCTCAGAGGTAGGTGAGATCCGCTATCTCTATGCTGAGCGGCATAAACACACCACCACATTGGTGACGCTCTGGGCCGATGGCGCACTCAATGTTTTCCATATGTTTCCCAACTCTGGAGATGCGCCTGGTTTTGACCTTCCTGATGTGCCTCGACCCAAAGAGGCCAAACGCTTACTATCGGCAGGCGAAGAGGGGTTTTCCCAATCGGTCCACATTTATGCGGCGAACACCATGACTGGCAATCAGCTCTTTGACTTTTACCATCAAGCACTGTTAACCGCCGGATGGCGCATCTCCGTTGATCCGCTTCGAGCCAAAAGGCCGAAGCATGCACCTCAAGTGATGATAGCCCAAAACTCGCACCGGATGCTCACAATCGTTACGGGAAACAACCGTGATGGCGCGGGCTTTGTTAATATCATGAACATGCACTGAAAGGGGCGATGTGTGAATACTAAGGCACTAGGCATTGCAGTCATCCTGGCCGGCTTAGGTACAGGAGCGCTCCTCCTCTACATGAAGAAATTCGAACAACAGGCTTCAGGCGGTGCGCCGGTCGCAGTTGTCTTTGCCACTCGCGAGATTCCAATGGGTTCTGTGGTCAAAGAAGACATGCTTGGAGTGCGTGCGATTCCGGAAAGCTATGTGGAAGACCGTCACATTCGAGCTTCGGATGCAGCCAGGATCATTGGCGTTCGGGTGCAGACCGGTCTCAAGCCCAGCGAGTCGCTCCTTTGGTCCGACCTAGCCACCAGTCGGCATAACCGCGATTTGTCGTCCCTTGTGCAGTCCGGCATGCGTGCCATTACAATTTCCGCCACTCAAACTTCCACGTTTGGAGGCTTGTTGCGACCAGGGGATCGCGTGGACATACTTTTTTCTGACACTGCCAAGGACAGCCACGACACGACTCGGCCTCTCATTCAGAACGTGCTTGTTCTCGCAGCTGGGAGCGAGACTGGAAAGGAATCTATGTCACGAAACCGCTCTTTCAACCAAGTGACTGTCAGCGCATCGAGAGAGCAAGCTCAGTTGTTGGCCCATGCAAAAAATAGAGGCACATTGACACTTATCCTGCGAAACCCCAACGACATAAAAATTGCACAGGATGTTCCAGAGACGTCTAACTCTGATCTCGAGAATACACATTCAGAATCTATCGACGTGACGCCTTCATCAGCGGGAAGCAACAAGGAGATCGAACATGTTAATTAGGCGATATTTGCTTATGACGTGGATTGTTTTTGTGCCCCAGATCTCGAGCGCGCAAAGCGAAAGCGTGCCGCCGGTTTCAGAGTATCGCACGGATAGAGAAAGCCGTTCCATTTCGCTCGCTGTCGGAGAACAAACGAGCCTTCCAGCAAAGGGGGTGCGCAGTTACTCGGAAGGGGCACCAGGTATAGTGGATGTAAGGCTTCCCAAGGACGGCTCTCAGTTCATTATCGTGGCGCTGCGCCCCGGACAGACGACGCTGCTGTTATTCATGATGGATGGTAGCCAGCTCCAGTACCATATCCAAGTGTCCCGGTCGGATTCACTTTCTAACCAAGGTGTGGAAGTAACGGACAACATCCGATTAGATTTTTATTATGTGCAACTCAGCGAAACCAGCAATCAGCAAATCGGAATTGGTTGGCCCGGCACCATTGGCGGAAGTTTTAAAATGGCTGCATCTTACGATCTCCTAGGCGGCGGGTTTCAAAACGCCACTGCCGTTGTCGCAGACCAGGTGCTGCCCCGGCTTGACATGGCACAAACCAATGGTTGGGCCAAGGTCATGCGCCAAGCGGCTGTCATCACCTCGAATGGTAACGAAGCTCAGTTTGCTAGCGGAGGTGAGGTAAACGTGCCAGTGCAAGGCGCGCTTACGGCCGAGATTCGGAAGATCGCTTTTGGAAGTGATATCCGTGTCCTACCCCGCTACGACAAGCGCACAGGTCGC encodes:
- the cpaB gene encoding Flp pilus assembly protein CpaB encodes the protein MNTKALGIAVILAGLGTGALLLYMKKFEQQASGGAPVAVVFATREIPMGSVVKEDMLGVRAIPESYVEDRHIRASDAARIIGVRVQTGLKPSESLLWSDLATSRHNRDLSSLVQSGMRAITISATQTSTFGGLLRPGDRVDILFSDTAKDSHDTTRPLIQNVLVLAAGSETGKESMSRNRSFNQVTVSASREQAQLLAHAKNRGTLTLILRNPNDIKIAQDVPETSNSDLENTHSESIDVTPSSAGSNKEIEHVN
- a CDS encoding pilus assembly protein N-terminal domain-containing protein; translated protein: MLIRRYLLMTWIVFVPQISSAQSESVPPVSEYRTDRESRSISLAVGEQTSLPAKGVRSYSEGAPGIVDVRLPKDGSQFIIVALRPGQTTLLLFMMDGSQLQYHIQVSRSDSLSNQGVEVTDNIRLDFYYVQLSETSNQQIGIGWPGTIGGSFKMAASYDLLGGGFQNATAVVADQVLPRLDMAQTNGWAKVMRQAAVITSNGNEAQFASGGEVNVPVQGALTAEIRKIAFGSDIRVLPRYDKRTGRIELQVQADVSDLTDPGADVPGRTTANLRTLVNLELGQSLILAGLNSQSKRTATTGIPGLSQIPLLGLLFGSTGEQEENIENLVFIVPSVVDAVSLQSRDRIGEAMTIYDEFSGDVDEIDMLGPIKRTPRPSYIETPKR